The window ATATAATATCGAAGTTATTGGTAAACTTAAAAGGGAGTTTATTTTTATAAATGGTGAGTACATAGAGGTGAATATTTACGGAAGGGTAAAAAGGGATGGTAGGGAGTATGTTTTGATAGGTGAGGCAAAGTCAAAGCTTTCAAAGAAGTTGATTGATAAGTTTATTAGAAAGTGTGAAAAGATATCAAA is drawn from Candidatus Hydrothermales bacterium and contains these coding sequences:
- a CDS encoding chordopoxvirus fusion protein gives rise to the protein MSLLAEAIKKTEEELRKLIGEHKKTKEELGGLSHAFGYVLEDRAIGWLPEILKREYNIEVIGKLKREFIFINGEYIEVNIYGRVKRDGREYVLIGEAKSKLSKKLIDKFIRKCEKIS